The Desulfovibrio sp. Fe33 genome includes a window with the following:
- a CDS encoding PEP/pyruvate-binding domain-containing protein, translated as MKTALKTLFNFIHGNAEGERESVEKFLNKSEDFRLLLSANGKALELMSEMTGAAQSGHPSGITRVRAYSVMVASSVRQMIERLCLMAPGKYDGLRDVFNEIVQNMDRAFAGPERGPLGPPVLRLRDVRASDLPETGSKVAMLGEIRAELGAVVPHGFAITASAFHLFMESTGLDDEINRLIQIHDSSSLEELNDLARSIRNAIDLAPMPQELEEAVREQCARLGDIRFAVRSSALGEDSEQTGFAGQFISKLGVKPAQVTEAYRAVVSSMYSATAITYVRNRGLREDEMVMAVGCMEMVDAVAGGVIYTRPPVGGDENTLIINAVPGLPCAVVDGSSLADSWTVDRETRKIVGRDIAEKEVRFVMTSGGQVRKEKLYGGKQLEPAIPDHDIERLADLAMRIENHFGRPQDIEWARDREGLLVILQCRPLTMCVDAPQPPVEDEESRGLAILTGCIPASPGAASGCVVKVESDEDMFQFPDGAVLLARNARPQLSALLPRASALVAEFGSSVGHLANVAREYGIPALIGAPGAVERLSGVGVITVNGTNGTIYLGRRKRMIEQEARPATVARTSDVGLALRRVLKFITPLNLTDPESPDFRPEGCRSMHDITRFCHEKAVSEMFTQGNRPVSGARRLTGQQTMQYWLVDIGGGTAGDEAETSDSRQSITVEAIRSSPMRALWFGMMTVPWEGPPPARMDGFMSVLTSAAQNPALAPGARNDMGERNYFIVGSRYCNLQSRFGFHFCTIEGFAGDDPNSNYALFQFKGGGASLDRRNLRARLVAEVLEKRGFIAEIRDDALFARLEGVSREAVEQAMAVLGYLLMHTRQIDMSMADPAMVIRYRDKFEAEIEELLEGLAAELKEAGCAA; from the coding sequence ATGAAGACCGCGCTCAAGACCCTGTTCAACTTCATCCACGGCAACGCCGAGGGTGAGCGGGAATCGGTCGAAAAATTCCTCAACAAGTCAGAGGACTTTCGCCTCCTGCTCTCAGCCAACGGCAAGGCCTTGGAACTCATGTCCGAAATGACCGGCGCCGCGCAGTCCGGCCACCCGTCCGGCATTACCCGGGTGCGGGCCTACAGCGTCATGGTCGCTTCGAGCGTCCGCCAGATGATCGAACGTCTGTGCCTCATGGCTCCCGGCAAATATGACGGGCTGCGGGACGTCTTCAACGAGATCGTGCAGAACATGGATAGGGCGTTCGCCGGTCCCGAAAGAGGCCCCCTCGGCCCGCCGGTCCTGCGCTTGCGCGACGTGCGCGCCTCGGACCTGCCCGAGACCGGTTCGAAGGTGGCCATGCTCGGTGAAATCCGGGCAGAACTGGGCGCGGTGGTGCCGCACGGTTTCGCCATCACGGCCTCGGCTTTCCATCTGTTCATGGAATCCACAGGCCTGGACGACGAGATCAACCGGCTCATCCAGATTCACGACAGTTCCTCCCTGGAGGAGCTCAACGACCTGGCGCGGAGCATCCGCAACGCCATCGACCTGGCCCCCATGCCCCAGGAGCTGGAAGAAGCCGTGCGCGAGCAGTGCGCGAGGCTTGGCGACATCCGCTTCGCCGTGCGCTCAAGCGCGCTGGGCGAGGACTCGGAGCAGACCGGGTTCGCCGGGCAATTCATTTCCAAGCTCGGGGTCAAGCCCGCCCAGGTGACGGAAGCCTACCGCGCCGTAGTCTCCAGCATGTACTCCGCAACGGCCATCACCTATGTCCGAAACCGGGGTCTGCGCGAAGACGAAATGGTCATGGCCGTGGGCTGCATGGAGATGGTAGACGCCGTGGCGGGCGGAGTGATCTACACCCGTCCCCCGGTCGGGGGCGACGAGAACACGCTGATAATCAACGCGGTGCCGGGCCTGCCCTGCGCCGTGGTCGACGGCAGCTCCCTGGCCGACTCCTGGACCGTGGACCGCGAAACCCGCAAGATCGTCGGCCGGGACATCGCGGAAAAGGAAGTCCGCTTCGTCATGACCTCCGGCGGCCAGGTCCGCAAGGAAAAGCTCTATGGCGGCAAGCAGTTGGAACCGGCCATTCCGGACCACGACATCGAACGGCTGGCCGACCTGGCCATGCGTATCGAGAATCACTTCGGCCGTCCGCAGGACATCGAATGGGCGCGCGACCGCGAGGGGTTGCTCGTCATCCTGCAATGCCGCCCTCTGACCATGTGCGTGGACGCGCCCCAGCCGCCGGTGGAAGACGAGGAAAGCCGCGGCCTGGCCATCCTGACCGGGTGCATCCCGGCCAGCCCCGGCGCGGCCTCGGGCTGCGTGGTCAAGGTGGAATCCGACGAGGACATGTTCCAATTCCCGGACGGCGCGGTCCTGCTGGCCCGCAACGCCCGTCCTCAACTGTCCGCCCTGCTGCCGCGCGCCTCCGCCCTTGTGGCCGAATTCGGCAGTTCCGTGGGCCACCTGGCCAACGTGGCCAGGGAATACGGCATTCCGGCCCTCATCGGCGCGCCCGGAGCCGTCGAACGGCTGTCCGGCGTGGGCGTGATAACGGTCAACGGCACCAACGGGACCATCTACCTCGGACGGCGCAAGCGGATGATCGAGCAGGAAGCCCGTCCGGCTACCGTGGCTCGGACCTCGGACGTGGGGCTGGCCCTGCGCCGGGTGCTCAAGTTCATCACCCCGCTCAACCTGACCGACCCGGAATCCCCGGACTTCCGTCCCGAAGGATGCCGGTCCATGCACGACATCACCCGATTCTGCCACGAAAAGGCGGTCAGCGAGATGTTCACGCAGGGCAACAGGCCCGTTTCCGGCGCCCGCAGGCTGACCGGACAGCAGACCATGCAGTACTGGCTGGTGGACATCGGCGGCGGCACGGCCGGGGACGAGGCCGAAACCTCGGATTCGCGCCAAAGCATCACCGTCGAGGCCATCCGGTCGAGCCCCATGCGCGCCCTGTGGTTCGGCATGATGACCGTGCCCTGGGAAGGACCGCCGCCCGCGCGCATGGACGGCTTCATGTCCGTGCTGACCAGCGCGGCCCAGAACCCGGCGCTGGCCCCCGGCGCGCGGAACGACATGGGCGAACGCAACTACTTCATCGTGGGCAGCCGCTACTGCAACCTGCAATCGCGGTTCGGCTTCCATTTCTGCACCATCGAAGGTTTCGCCGGCGACGATCCCAATTCCAACTACGCCCTGTTCCAGTTCAAGGGAGGCGGGGCGAGCCTGGACCGCCGAAACCTTCGCGCGCGCCTGGTGGCCGAAGTCCTGGAAAAGCGCGGATTCATCGCCGAAATTCGCGACGACGCCCTGTTCGCGCGGCTCGAAGGCGTCAGCCGCGAGGCCGTTGAGCAGGCCATGGCCGTGCTCGGCTACCTGCTCATGCACACCCGGCAGATCGACATGTCCATGGCTGACCCGGCCATGGTCATCCGCTATCGCGACAAGTTCGAGGCGGAAATCGAGGAACTGCTGGAAGGACTGGCCGCAGAACTAAAGGAAGCGGGGTGCGCCGCATGA
- a CDS encoding SLC13 family permease — MAQAKKKATGYDKFVNWKLLIIPVVLFTAILLLPTPQGMKDVGMQYSVGPKVVTDFLCGELFQKKSSDCEQWEILTARMMEQNMRMGALSKERLMKRDEKWAKKYKIPVDQANFKRAYEFIKDNVPADKYLIIMKSAFDKRMKGLDYADLSKRDQSSADKGAWNIKVSIAMVVFVVFCFMTECMPLPGVAFCIGLILVFTGVVSRSEVAGLYWDDACWFIMGSLMFATAFVKTGVDKRMCLLMFKKLAVPNVRWITLIFFVVISPLAAFISDHALAAMFLPIGMLLYQNSLTDEIPEDKELAKMLMITIAMACNIGGPGAPSGGARNVIMMTYLTDMFGMDIGYAQWILYCMPFVIVMIPITWIATNMLFKPRIRSLAPAMHHLEGEISKMGKWNKNQIWAMVIFVIMVFGWFTEKEFYNMGIYPIRLGIGVIAVAGAVAYLLAGVVNWRDYQEKVDWGVVWLYAGAIIFGRTLDKTGAAFWLAQSVIDMLAPLGMSQGIPLMLTSNGLTAVLTNLMADGPAAAAVGPITLNMASIVHPGTTFLPFMAMATAVASSFAYCLIIGTPPNAIVYASGYLEPKDYLRVGVPMWFIANIMIVLLTAIYWTGLGFGSLPSF; from the coding sequence ATGGCTCAAGCAAAGAAGAAAGCAACCGGTTACGACAAGTTCGTCAATTGGAAGCTGCTCATAATTCCGGTGGTACTTTTCACTGCAATCCTGCTTCTTCCGACCCCCCAGGGCATGAAAGACGTTGGTATGCAGTATTCGGTCGGCCCCAAGGTCGTGACCGACTTCCTGTGCGGAGAACTTTTCCAGAAAAAGAGTTCCGATTGCGAGCAGTGGGAAATCCTGACCGCCCGCATGATGGAACAGAACATGCGCATGGGCGCCCTGTCCAAGGAACGCCTGATGAAGCGCGACGAGAAGTGGGCCAAGAAGTACAAGATCCCCGTTGACCAGGCCAACTTCAAGCGCGCGTACGAATTCATCAAGGATAACGTGCCCGCGGACAAGTACCTGATCATCATGAAAAGCGCCTTTGACAAGCGCATGAAGGGGCTCGACTACGCGGACCTGTCCAAGCGGGATCAATCCAGCGCGGACAAGGGAGCCTGGAACATCAAGGTCTCCATCGCAATGGTCGTGTTCGTCGTCTTCTGCTTCATGACCGAATGCATGCCGCTGCCGGGCGTGGCGTTCTGCATCGGCCTGATCCTGGTCTTCACCGGCGTCGTCTCGCGAAGCGAGGTGGCAGGGCTGTACTGGGATGACGCGTGTTGGTTTATCATGGGTTCGCTCATGTTCGCGACCGCCTTCGTCAAGACAGGCGTGGACAAGCGCATGTGCCTGCTCATGTTCAAGAAACTCGCAGTGCCCAACGTACGTTGGATCACATTGATCTTCTTCGTCGTCATCTCCCCACTCGCGGCGTTCATCTCCGACCACGCCCTGGCGGCCATGTTCCTGCCCATCGGTATGCTGCTCTACCAGAACAGCCTGACCGATGAGATTCCCGAGGACAAGGAATTGGCCAAGATGCTGATGATCACCATCGCAATGGCCTGTAACATCGGCGGCCCCGGCGCTCCGTCCGGCGGCGCACGAAACGTCATCATGATGACCTACCTGACCGACATGTTCGGCATGGACATCGGCTACGCCCAGTGGATCCTGTACTGCATGCCCTTCGTCATCGTCATGATCCCCATCACCTGGATCGCCACCAACATGCTCTTCAAGCCCCGCATTCGCTCTCTGGCTCCGGCCATGCATCACCTTGAGGGCGAAATCAGCAAGATGGGCAAGTGGAACAAGAACCAGATCTGGGCAATGGTCATCTTCGTCATCATGGTCTTCGGATGGTTCACCGAGAAGGAATTCTACAACATGGGCATCTACCCCATCCGTCTCGGCATCGGCGTTATCGCGGTCGCAGGCGCGGTGGCCTATCTCCTGGCCGGCGTGGTCAACTGGCGCGACTACCAGGAAAAGGTCGACTGGGGCGTTGTCTGGCTGTACGCGGGCGCGATCATCTTCGGCCGCACCCTGGACAAGACCGGCGCCGCATTCTGGCTGGCCCAGTCCGTCATCGACATGCTGGCTCCGCTCGGCATGAGCCAGGGCATCCCGCTGATGCTGACCTCCAACGGCCTGACCGCCGTGCTGACCAACCTGATGGCCGACGGCCCGGCAGCAGCCGCGGTCGGTCCCATCACCCTGAACATGGCCAGCATCGTGCACCCCGGCACCACCTTCCTGCCGTTCATGGCCATGGCGACCGCAGTGGCGTCGTCCTTCGCCTACTGCCTCATCATCGGGACGCCGCCCAACGCCATCGTCTACGCCTCCGGATACCTGGAGCCCAAGGACTACCTGCGCGTGGGCGTCCCCATGTGGTTCATCGCCAACATCATGATCGTCCTGCTCACGGCAATATACTGGACGGGTCTCGGCTTCGGCAGTCTGCCATCGTTCTGA
- a CDS encoding sensor histidine kinase, with the protein MISSTYSRLKWYLVLITLGLSVVPLFALGYVIHNEFRKTYEEKLTDNLRLMVSNRRNAISMFLNERVVQLQMLADIHSFAEMSNQAYLNKVFDAIHGTSSSFFDIGVIGQNGSHEAYCGPFDLMEVNYRDEPWFHQVMLKGLYISDVFMGFRNFPHFIIAVKRQEGGRTWILRATIDSEVFTSLVRNVRTGQMGDAYIINNQNVLQTPARFGGKALTKVDLPIRDPGDGVDIQTWRRDGVPVIAGFTRLPDTNWRLVIMENPEEELSPLLRTRSLIYALFGSCALMIFVGAYTTVSSVVSRLKASDRERAAMDAAVMQSSKMASLGKLAAGVAHEVNNPLSIIRESAGWIRDIINDGELGDGPAVDELQEAVSDIDRHVERARTVTHRMLGFARRMEPLQEDVDLNMLANQTASFLENETRHRNIQVQTDLDPELPLITTDANQVQQVILNLLENAIDAIDQDGQITVVTRVDGDNVALDIADSGAGIPKENLTKVFDPFFTTKPTGEGTGLGLSIVYSTLSKLGGTIRVNSDPGQGTTFTIRLPFTGPQFPGGKEE; encoded by the coding sequence ATGATCTCCTCCACCTACTCCCGTCTCAAGTGGTACCTGGTGCTTATCACCCTGGGGCTCTCCGTGGTTCCGCTTTTCGCGCTGGGCTACGTCATCCACAACGAATTCCGGAAGACCTACGAGGAAAAACTCACGGACAACCTCCGGCTCATGGTTTCCAACCGGAGAAACGCCATCTCCATGTTCCTCAACGAACGGGTGGTGCAACTGCAAATGCTGGCGGACATCCACTCCTTCGCCGAGATGTCCAACCAGGCGTACCTTAACAAGGTTTTCGACGCCATCCACGGCACTTCAAGCTCCTTCTTCGACATCGGAGTCATCGGCCAGAACGGCAGTCACGAAGCGTACTGCGGGCCGTTCGATCTCATGGAGGTCAACTACCGCGACGAGCCGTGGTTCCACCAAGTCATGCTCAAGGGACTTTACATCAGCGACGTGTTCATGGGGTTTCGCAATTTCCCGCACTTCATCATCGCGGTGAAGCGCCAGGAAGGAGGGAGAACCTGGATACTCCGTGCGACCATCGACTCCGAAGTGTTCACCTCGCTGGTGCGCAATGTCCGCACCGGACAGATGGGCGACGCCTACATCATCAACAACCAAAACGTACTCCAGACGCCCGCCAGGTTCGGAGGCAAGGCCCTGACCAAGGTAGACCTGCCCATCCGCGACCCGGGCGACGGCGTGGATATCCAAACATGGCGCAGGGACGGCGTGCCGGTCATCGCCGGGTTCACACGGCTTCCCGACACCAACTGGCGGCTGGTCATCATGGAGAACCCCGAAGAGGAGCTCTCCCCCCTGCTGCGTACCCGGTCGCTCATCTACGCCCTGTTCGGGAGCTGCGCCCTGATGATCTTCGTCGGCGCATACACGACCGTTTCCTCCGTCGTTTCCAGGCTCAAGGCGTCGGACCGCGAACGCGCGGCCATGGACGCGGCGGTCATGCAGTCGAGCAAGATGGCCTCCCTGGGCAAGCTGGCCGCAGGGGTGGCCCACGAGGTCAACAACCCCCTGTCCATCATCCGCGAGAGCGCGGGCTGGATACGGGACATCATCAATGACGGAGAGCTGGGCGACGGCCCGGCCGTGGACGAATTGCAGGAGGCGGTCTCCGATATCGACCGGCATGTGGAGCGGGCGCGCACCGTGACGCACCGTATGCTCGGCTTCGCCCGGCGCATGGAGCCTCTTCAGGAGGATGTGGACCTGAACATGCTGGCCAACCAGACTGCCTCGTTCCTGGAAAACGAAACGCGGCACCGCAACATCCAGGTGCAGACGGACCTCGATCCGGAACTGCCGCTCATCACGACGGACGCGAACCAGGTGCAGCAGGTCATCCTGAACCTGCTCGAAAACGCCATCGACGCCATCGACCAGGACGGGCAGATCACCGTGGTCACGCGGGTGGACGGCGACAACGTCGCCCTCGACATCGCCGACAGCGGGGCCGGAATCCCCAAGGAAAACCTGACCAAGGTATTCGACCCCTTCTTCACCACCAAGCCCACCGGCGAGGGAACCGGGTTGGGGCTCTCAATCGTATACAGCACTCTGAGCAAGCTGGGCGGGACCATCAGGGTCAACAGCGACCCCGGACAGGGAACCACGTTCACCATCCGCCTGCCCTTCACCGGACCGCAATTCCCCGGCGGCAAGGAGGAATAA
- a CDS encoding YIP1 family protein, with protein MEATREISTRMGIREYFETLMDVMRSPARHFEQTAAETGSRRALIFLMISALFYCSVSMAYFFENSLAMGIIMMANAILMPAFGAVITFILISMTGQERLPFGRIFNIYAYASGAVMVISWIPGLAFIMEPVRAVLIGVGLHKGAGVSKLRAALLIVLTATVMLLFFWTAAPMVVELKQLFQ; from the coding sequence ATGGAAGCGACTCGCGAAATAAGCACCAGGATGGGGATCCGGGAATATTTCGAAACCTTGATGGACGTCATGCGGTCGCCCGCGCGTCATTTCGAGCAGACTGCGGCTGAAACAGGCTCGCGCAGAGCGCTCATATTCCTGATGATATCGGCTCTGTTCTACTGCTCGGTGAGCATGGCCTACTTTTTTGAAAACTCCCTGGCCATGGGAATAATAATGATGGCCAACGCCATACTCATGCCCGCCTTCGGAGCGGTCATCACCTTCATTCTCATCAGCATGACCGGCCAGGAGCGCCTGCCCTTCGGCCGAATCTTCAACATTTACGCATACGCCAGCGGAGCGGTCATGGTCATTTCCTGGATTCCGGGGCTGGCCTTCATCATGGAGCCCGTGCGCGCCGTGCTCATCGGCGTGGGCCTGCACAAGGGGGCCGGGGTGAGCAAGCTCAGGGCCGCCCTGCTTATCGTCCTGACCGCCACGGTAATGCTCCTCTTCTTCTGGACAGCCGCGCCCATGGTCGTCGAACTGAAGCAATTGTTCCAATAG
- a CDS encoding ATP-binding protein, whose amino-acid sequence MDDFAYENLGICYWNGTLGPFNVGVVGTGSMLQVMLDIIYNEAFREFLPEMCLAAISNAPQANPLPEDCETCPVYPTYREMLDAHPEINLVVEITGDRELAARLRQELPQSISLIDHRELIFLCGLHDMAVVKGNYMTSLDHQRTLIQSIIDEIREDIFLLDKSGNIQDVNRTVWQRAGVPRKELLGEPCWMAARLRDGSTFCNQLDPVCPFHKTLLSGRKEEAMVTRVNGSGLLQYYRLYAYPIFDMRGQMSHIMVMHRDITERTHREKFKQQQDKFAIIGEISTYLAHEIRNPLYAVGGFANALLRSPKLDSQEREKVQIIVEETKRLDKLLTNMLNFVRPSRGRGGTVDMVAVSRDAAELMGVGYGRQGYDIRVEADEHLPSVEGDADSLKQCLVNIVKNSIEAMPSGGDVVISLSMDGGELIARIKDQGKGMTETELDRAFNPFYSTKDEGNGLGLPLIKKIIEESGGSVTLASRPGQGTTVILRLQPAMDVDHPSDAESDPN is encoded by the coding sequence ATGGACGACTTCGCATACGAAAATCTCGGCATCTGCTACTGGAACGGCACGCTCGGCCCCTTCAACGTTGGCGTTGTGGGAACCGGCTCCATGCTCCAGGTCATGCTGGACATAATTTACAACGAGGCATTCCGCGAGTTCCTGCCCGAGATGTGCCTGGCGGCCATCAGCAACGCCCCCCAGGCCAATCCGTTGCCCGAGGACTGCGAGACCTGCCCCGTCTATCCGACCTACCGGGAAATGCTCGACGCCCACCCCGAGATCAATCTTGTGGTGGAAATCACCGGCGACAGGGAGCTTGCCGCCCGGCTTAGGCAGGAGCTGCCCCAATCCATCTCCCTGATCGACCACCGGGAGCTCATCTTCCTTTGCGGCCTCCACGACATGGCCGTGGTCAAAGGCAACTACATGACCAGCCTGGACCACCAGCGCACCCTGATCCAGTCCATCATCGACGAAATCCGCGAAGACATCTTCCTGCTGGACAAGAGCGGCAACATCCAGGATGTGAACCGCACGGTCTGGCAGCGGGCGGGCGTGCCGCGCAAGGAGCTTCTGGGCGAGCCGTGCTGGATGGCCGCGCGGCTGCGCGACGGCTCGACGTTCTGCAACCAGCTCGACCCCGTCTGCCCCTTCCACAAGACCCTGCTCAGCGGCCGCAAGGAAGAGGCCATGGTCACCAGGGTCAACGGCAGCGGGCTGCTCCAGTACTACCGCCTGTACGCCTATCCCATTTTCGACATGCGCGGACAGATGTCCCACATTATGGTCATGCATCGTGACATCACCGAACGCACCCATCGCGAAAAGTTCAAGCAGCAGCAGGACAAGTTCGCCATCATCGGTGAAATATCCACCTACCTGGCCCATGAAATCCGTAATCCGCTCTATGCGGTCGGCGGTTTCGCCAACGCCCTGCTGCGTTCCCCTAAGCTGGACTCGCAGGAGCGGGAAAAGGTCCAGATCATCGTCGAAGAGACCAAGCGGCTCGACAAGCTCCTGACCAACATGCTCAACTTCGTCCGCCCATCCCGCGGCCGGGGAGGCACGGTCGACATGGTCGCCGTCAGCCGCGACGCGGCCGAACTCATGGGCGTGGGCTACGGCCGCCAGGGCTACGACATCCGAGTCGAGGCCGACGAGCACCTGCCCTCCGTGGAAGGCGACGCCGATTCCCTCAAGCAATGCCTCGTGAACATCGTCAAGAACTCCATCGAAGCCATGCCCTCCGGCGGCGACGTGGTCATTTCCCTGTCCATGGACGGCGGCGAACTGATCGCCCGGATCAAGGACCAGGGCAAGGGCATGACCGAAACGGAGCTGGACCGCGCCTTCAACCCCTTTTATTCCACCAAGGACGAAGGCAACGGCCTGGGCCTGCCCCTCATAAAGAAGATCATCGAAGAATCCGGGGGCAGCGTGACCCTGGCCAGCCGCCCGGGCCAGGGCACGACCGTCATCCTGCGCCTGCAACCCGCCATGGATGTGGACCACCCGTCCGACGCCGAATCCGACCCGAACTAG
- a CDS encoding response regulator: MNQIRVLVVDDEQDFLKLIQRRLTKRNVHVDTVTNGEAALAFLRDNPVDVIILDVRMPGLSGIDTLKEIRKRFRDTEVIMLTGHGSLQSGIEGISLGAYDYILKPFSIDNLLGRIRAAHEHAKLRIERRSRQ; encoded by the coding sequence ATGAACCAGATTCGCGTACTCGTGGTGGACGACGAACAGGACTTCCTGAAGCTCATTCAGCGAAGACTCACCAAGCGCAACGTGCATGTGGACACCGTGACCAACGGCGAGGCGGCCCTGGCCTTTCTCCGGGACAACCCGGTGGATGTGATAATCCTCGACGTGCGGATGCCCGGGCTGTCCGGCATCGACACGCTCAAGGAAATCCGCAAGCGGTTCCGCGACACCGAGGTCATCATGCTCACCGGACACGGCTCCCTGCAATCGGGCATCGAGGGCATCAGCCTCGGAGCCTACGATTACATCCTCAAGCCGTTCTCGATCGACAACCTTCTCGGACGCATCCGCGCGGCCCATGAGCACGCGAAGCTGCGCATCGAGCGCCGGAGCCGTCAATGA
- a CDS encoding sensor histidine kinase produces the protein MSLTNARKVVMLGRFAYPASCLAVGGAAWFHGHTGDTIALAVALIISCGMWLLLWVSTRWLNQAEAERTEMGDQLIQSQRILALGELSTGIAHEINNPLNIILQEAELMRYNLSEPVTREALDEVRASLDVIYAQVSRCSDITHKLLDLARKRKPVSQPADINQLVEDMLELVERETIPRNITIHRKMATDLPMVTSDPPLLRQVFLNLLINAVQAVDRDGDIFITTYREGTLACSEIRDNGPGIPAENRERIFNPFFTTKAPGKGTGLGLSVSLRIINELGGDILVSSPPDGGASFTVRIPITR, from the coding sequence ATGAGCCTGACCAACGCCCGGAAGGTCGTCATGCTCGGCCGGTTCGCCTACCCGGCGTCCTGCCTGGCCGTGGGCGGCGCAGCCTGGTTTCACGGGCACACCGGGGACACCATAGCCCTGGCCGTGGCCCTCATCATATCCTGCGGCATGTGGCTGCTGCTCTGGGTCTCGACGCGCTGGCTGAACCAGGCCGAGGCCGAACGGACCGAAATGGGGGACCAGCTCATCCAGTCCCAGCGGATTCTGGCGCTGGGCGAGCTGTCCACCGGCATCGCCCATGAGATCAACAACCCCCTGAACATCATCCTCCAGGAGGCCGAGCTCATGCGCTACAACCTTTCCGAGCCCGTCACACGGGAGGCGCTGGACGAGGTCCGCGCCAGCCTGGACGTCATCTACGCCCAGGTCTCCCGCTGCTCGGACATCACCCACAAGCTCCTGGACCTGGCCCGAAAGCGCAAGCCCGTCTCCCAACCGGCGGACATCAACCAGTTGGTCGAAGACATGCTCGAACTGGTGGAACGCGAAACCATCCCGAGAAACATCACGATTCACCGCAAAATGGCCACGGACCTGCCCATGGTGACTTCGGACCCGCCCCTGTTGCGCCAGGTCTTCCTGAACCTGCTCATCAACGCGGTGCAGGCCGTGGACCGGGACGGCGACATCTTCATCACCACGTACCGTGAAGGGACGCTGGCCTGCTCGGAGATACGTGACAACGGACCCGGCATTCCTGCGGAAAACCGGGAGCGCATATTCAACCCGTTCTTCACCACCAAAGCTCCGGGCAAGGGCACCGGGCTCGGCCTGTCGGTCAGCCTGCGAATCATCAACGAACTGGGCGGGGACATCCTGGTGTCGTCTCCCCCCGACGGGGGAGCGTCGTTCACCGTGCGCATCCCCATAACACGATAA
- a CDS encoding response regulator, with amino-acid sequence MKKIRLLLVDDETDFLNAYARRFVRRNVEITSATSGQEAIDKIREDEFDVVILDVMMPGMNGLETLRRIKAIEPELPVIILTGHADSRALIEGMDMGAFDFLLKPVGTDELYFKVLDAVRARHRGQP; translated from the coding sequence ATGAAGAAGATACGCCTGCTTCTGGTCGACGACGAAACGGATTTCCTGAACGCCTATGCGCGCCGCTTCGTACGCCGAAACGTCGAGATCACCTCGGCCACCAGCGGCCAGGAGGCCATCGACAAGATCCGCGAGGACGAATTCGATGTGGTCATTCTCGACGTCATGATGCCCGGAATGAACGGGCTCGAGACCCTGAGACGGATCAAGGCCATCGAACCGGAACTGCCGGTCATCATCCTGACCGGCCACGCGGACTCCCGCGCGCTCATCGAGGGCATGGACATGGGCGCATTCGACTTCCTGCTCAAGCCGGTGGGAACCGACGAGCTCTATTTCAAGGTGCTGGACGCCGTTCGCGCCCGCCATCGCGGCCAACCGTAG
- a CDS encoding sigma-54-dependent transcriptional regulator: MTHKARILVVDDEERFRKSLCRLLSAEGYTVEAAENGHEALNKLATNQFDVVLLDMKMPGMSGAETFSEIQLQGFDVETVCLTGHTSITDAMKLLHNGVFDYLLKPASLPEIVETVQRAMERKLLRHGEIGMSELIGGSAND; this comes from the coding sequence ATGACCCACAAGGCAAGGATCCTCGTGGTCGACGACGAAGAGCGTTTCCGGAAATCACTATGCCGCCTGCTGAGCGCCGAGGGGTACACCGTCGAAGCTGCGGAAAACGGGCACGAGGCCCTGAACAAGCTGGCCACGAACCAGTTCGACGTGGTATTGCTTGACATGAAAATGCCAGGCATGTCCGGCGCGGAGACCTTCAGCGAGATACAGCTCCAGGGGTTCGACGTGGAGACCGTCTGCCTGACCGGGCACACCTCCATCACCGACGCCATGAAGCTGCTCCACAACGGGGTCTTCGACTATCTCCTCAAGCCCGCCTCCCTTCCGGAGATCGTGGAAACCGTGCAGCGGGCCATGGAGCGCAAGCTGTTGCGGCACGGCGAGATCGGCATGTCGGAACTTATCGGCGGGTCGGCGAACGATTAG